The following are encoded together in the Oncorhynchus nerka isolate Pitt River linkage group LG23, Oner_Uvic_2.0, whole genome shotgun sequence genome:
- the LOC115106095 gene encoding protocadherin-15-like yields MLNPWGLFLCQLAINMSYHVIKASLCLGGSDIFATVSENRPVGEFIANLSIVGDPTGVNSIRLCLTGENANWFYLEGRTIRLNSSILRVLDRERQGSVLMAALTCYEDDIIQSEYRVMVEILNENDNKPRFLEKTIQPRYISELTAVNSVVFTVKAIDADGDTVTYIIDRASPDASYFRIDLPNSGKVILDKPLDYETKTKLQLVIYAVETNTKEWYNTSASLIVNVEDGDDHYPQFLPCTPISQDHDHTVVCTNPIYVVNITEKDQDMLLNFSPGPIHAEDGDRSLDTPLLYSILSGADKNRFQIDNQTAEITMTKRVENRHMTPIFRLRIMASQLNDPKKYSVATALVRVLAENRFPPLFNRTTYKGFIIESSSPATLVSTYGNEVLFIQAIDQDFVDGVNPKMHYSLQPTRATTGLYHITEEGVIIAKTDRLRSFDRLILEVVAMDEESGEVAKASVDIELLQRSQPIPWTPFRDMDVRIAGGIMGGMLLLLVTTLFLLIRWAKRRRRRQRQNPAGRGAVALGKHLKVVNSGRPMIPLVEEVSYQNEGFSIDYEASGGSGSLFGRHGVYTRKQSLIPPPPRCHSSHPDCGSGTVTGDMLPILVTPEPLVKDLTPALISNSRKGDNTISTGAVTKDEKERNKQTDMEKEEERDKQRDMEKEEERDKQRDMEKEEERDKQRDMEKEEERDKQRDMEKEEERNKQRDMEKEEERDKQRDMEKEKERNKQRDMEKEKERNKQRDMEKEEERNKQRDMEKEEERNKQRDMEKEEERDKQRDMEKEKERNKQRDMEKEEEREWEKQWERAVGTKEKRKSEGERTDKPRDVLGASSETADVSEASEDQTNTEKPQSHRMKTHQIREPKDGHKSTSEE; encoded by the exons ATGCTGAACCCATGGGGGCTGTTCCTCTGCCAGCTGGCAATAAACATGTCTTACCATGTCATAAAAG CCAGCCTCTGCCTGGGTGGGTCAGACATCTTTGCGACGGTGAGCGAGAACCGACCCGTAGGAGAGTTCATTGCGAACCTCAGCATCGTCGGGGACCCTACAGGAGTCAATAGCATCCGCTTGTGCCTCACCGGAGAGAACGCCAATTGGTTCTACCTAGAAGGGAGAACCATCAGGCTCAACTCATCCATTTTAAGAGTCCTGGATCGAGAG CGCCAGGGATCTGTTTTGATGGCAGCATTAACATGTTATGAAGACGACATAATACAA AGTGAATACAGGGTCATGGTTGAGATCCTGAACGAAAACGATAACAAACCAAGGTTCCTTGAGAAGACTATACAACCGCGTTACATAAGTGAG CTCACTGCAGTCAACTCTGTCGTCTTCACTGTCAAGGCCATCGATGCTGATGGAGACACCGTCACCTACATCATCGACAGAGCCTCG CCTGATGCCAGCTACTTCAGGATAGACCTGCCCAACAGTGGTAAAGTAATCCTGGACAAGCCTTTGGACTATGAGACCAAAACCAAGCTGCAGCTAGTCATCTACGCTGTG GAAACCAACACCAAGGAGTGGTACAACACTTCCGCCTCACTGATTGTGAACGTGGAGGACGGGGACGACCATTACCCTCAGTTCCTACCGTGCACACCCATCTCCCAGGACCACGACCACACGGTTGTCTGCACCAACCCCATCTACGTGGTCAACATCACAGAAAAGGACCAG GACATGTTACTGAATTTCTCTCCTGGTCCAATTCATGCCGAAGACGGAGACAGAAGCCTTGATACGCCTTTGCTCTACTCCATTCTCTCAG GTGCTGACAAAAACAGGTTTCAGATTGACAACCAAACAGCAGAGATCACAATGACAAAACGGGTGGAAAACAGACATATGACACCTATATTCCGACTGCGCATCATG GCATCTCAGCTGAATGACCCAAAGAAGTACAGTGTGGCGACAGCGCTGGTCCGGGTGCTAGCAGAGAACCGGTTCCCTCCCCTCTTTAACAGAACCACGTACAAGGGCTTCATCATCGAGAGCTCCAGCCCTGCCACGCTAGTCTCCACCTATGGGAACGAGGTGCTTTTCATCCAAGCCATAGACCAGGACTTTGTAGAT GGGGTGAATCCAAAAATGCATTATTCTCTCCAGCCCACACGAGCCACCACTGGACTGTACCACATCACAGAGGAAGGGGTTATCATCGCTAAGACTGACCGCCTACGATCCTTCGACAGGCTCATCCTAGAG GTGGTCGCTATGGATGAGGAATCAGGTGAAGTTGCTAAAGCCTCAGTCGACATAGAGCTGCTACAAAGAAGCCAGCCAA TCCCTTGGACACCTTTCAGAGACATGGATGTGAGGATAGCTGGCGGTATTATGGGtgggatgctgctgctgttagtgacaaccctgttcctgctgatCCGATGggccaagaggaggaggaggagacagagacaaaacCCGGCCGGACGAGGGGCTGTCGCCCTGGGGAAACACCTCAAAGTG GTGAACTCGGGCCGGCCCATGATCCCCTTGGTCGAGGAGGTCTCCTACCAGAACGAAGGGTTCAGCATAGACTACGAGGCCTCGGGAGGTTCCGGAAGCCTCTTTGGGAGACATGGGGTCTACACCAGGAAACAGTCGCTGATCCCGCCGCCGCCACGCTGCCACAGCAGCCATCCAGACTGCGGCTCCGGTACCGTAACAGGCGACATGCTGCCTATACTGGTGACGCCAGAGCCCCTGGTTAAAGACCTCACTCCCGCCCTCATCTCCAACAGCAGGAAAGGTGACAACACCATCAGCACAGGGGCTGTGACAAAAGACGAGAAGGAGAGGAATAAGCAGACGGAtatggagaaagaggaggagagggataagcagagggatatggagaaagaggaggagagggataagcagagggatatggagaaagaggaggagagggataagcagagggatatggagaaagaggaggagagggataagcagagggatatggagaaagaggaggagaggaataagcagagggatatggagaaagaggaggagagggataagcagagggatatggagaaagagaaggagaggaataagcagagggatatggagaaagagaaggagaggaataagcagagggatatggagaaagaggaggagaggaataagcagagggatatggagaaagaggaggagaggaataagcagagggatatggagaaagaggaggagagagataagcagagggatatggagaaagagaaggagaggaacaagcagagggatatggagaaagaggaggagagggaatgggagaaGCAGTGGGAACGCGCTGTTGGCACAAAAGAGAAGAGAAAGTCCGAGGGGGAAAGGACGGATAAGCCGAGAGATGTTTTGGGTGCTTCTAGTGAGACGGCAGACGTAAGCGAGGCCTCCGAGGACCAAACAAACACAGAAAAGCCTCAGAGCCACAGGATGAAAACACACCAAATCAGAGAACCTAAAGACGGGCACAAAAGCACTTCTGAAGAGTAG